ctgctgccgctcACACTGCCCCCGGCCCCGCCGGCAATGCCGCTGTTGAGGCTCGCCGCCGCTGACCCTCCGCCGGACATCAGCTGTCCGCCGGCGGTGGCGGGACTAGTGTGCAGGGTGGCGCCTGCCAGGGAGGCCCCGTGGCCATGGCCGTAGTGCTTGAGACCCCCGTTCGAGTGGTGGTGTCGGGCAGCATGGTATGGCGGTGGGGCTGGCGTGGCCGCTGGATTGGCGGTGCTTGGCGGTGGCAGAGGGGGCAGGATCGAGGAGTTGGTGCGTAGATAGGGGTTGCCGTAGATGGCGCTGAAGCGACTGTCGATGCCGTTCTGTAGAAGCGGTTGTCCTGCAAAATACGGTACGGGACGCTATAATTACTCGAATCAAAGGAAGATTTGTGTCTTCGACTATGCATACCCATGAATCCATTGGCCTGCTGTGACTGCTGTTGATCGTGACGTTGATTGCGCGGTAGGCTGGcacccccaccgcccccaccGACGAGCGCAGCGGCTGCCACGGATCCCACACCACCGACGGTGGCAGCCGAGTGCGGCAGTGTGGCGGAGTTCTTGCCACCGGCGGAGTTCTTGGCCGATTTGCCGCCGGCTGCTTCGGCGGGTGGACTGTAGTCGAGGGCGTATTCAAAGTAGTGGGCGTATCCGTTGGCGGAGGTCTCCTTGTAGGCGTTTTCCTGGTGGTTCTTCAGATTCTTGATGTGGCACTGGCGATTGTAGCGGTCGGTGAAGTCCCCGGAGAAGCGCTCATCGAACTTGACGGGGCCGGCCAGGGGCACGCCCAGGGTGGCGCCCTTCATCTGGACATCGGGCATCGGCGACTGGTTGAGGGTGATGGCCAGGCCCTCGCTGCCCGCCTCGGAGTACTCCACGTCGTAGGCCTTGGATCGTAGCTCGCTTTTCAGTTCGTTCAGCTTGTCGCCGCCGCGCGACGCCTCCGGTATGACGTCCGCCGGCATGGGCTTCTTGCGGTTGCGCCGCTTCCTGTACACGACCACAATCATCACGATCATCAGGACGATGGCCACGGAGAACATCGAGCCcatcaccaccagcagcacggGTATATTGCCCGGCTCCCGGACCACGGTGATCAGCAGGGAGTCGCTGCCATACGAGTTCATCACGGTACAGTTGTACTTGCCAAAGTGGGTCGCCCGGCTCTCGCGGATGATCAGGGCCGCCCGCACGCCCTCGGGCAGGTGCTGCTCCTCGAAGATGTATATGTCCGGATCGGCGCTGCTCATGTTGATCACCTTGTTCTCGAAGGACCACAGGATCTGCTCGGCCTTGGGTATGCTGAAGGCCAGGCACTCGATCTTCACCTTGTTGCCCACCGCGCCGAACTGCACCTTGTGCGAGGTGATGATTGGGGCCCGCTTCACATGCACCAGTGCCTCGGCGCCGATCTCCGGGAATCCGGTGACCTCCGCCCTGCAGATATACCGTCCTGCCGTCTCGCTGCTCACCTTGATCTTCAGCTCCGTGCCACGGCCCACGATCTGAAAGGGAACAGGGGAGAGCGTGAGTGTTGTTCCCCCGAGAGTAGCGTTTGTTGTCCCTACCTGGGCGGAGTTCTCGTTAACCCACTCGATTTCCGGTGTAGGATTGCCGGCCACCTCGCAGCGCATGCTCACGGTGGCCCCCAGGTCGGCCTCAACGGTCTGCGGACGCTTGCGGAACACGGGTCCAACTGCGACGAAGAATCAAAGGAGGTTACGTTGCTGGTCAATACTTGGATACTTACAGCTTATGTCCAGGGTCTCGCTCTCCTCGCTCTTGCCCACGGCATTGACCACCTCGCATTTGACAATCGAATCGTGGTACGAACGGGTGACATTGTGAATGATCTGTTGGGGATTGCGGTGTTTGGGGTGTCAGATACGAGGAAGAGAGTTATGTAGTGGCGGCAGCACTTACCATTTTGGTGGTGAAATCTCCCGTCATGAGCTCGTCGTTGATGAACCATCTGTAGGTAACCTCCGGGGGATTGGCATCCGCCTGGCAGCTGAGCACGACCTCGGCGCCCTCCGGTATCTTGCCGCCAGCCAGGGCCCCCTCCACGACGGACACAGACACCTTGGGGGCGTACTTGACCTCGAGCAGGAGCTTGGCGGAGCGATAGGTGCGATCGGCGGTGTTCTGGGCCTGGCAGGTGAAGGTCGTGTTGTGGTGCTCCTTCTTTGGCGCCAGCTTGAGGATGGACTTGGCGGTGATGCGGCGCGAGTCGGAGAGCGGCTCCTTCACGTACTCGATGCCCTTGGTGAGGACATTGCCGAGCCCGTCGATCCAGGTGATCTCTGCGGCTGGCTTGCCGCCCACCGACACGCATTCGAGCTCGATCTCGCGATCCTCAGTGGTTACCATGTAGTCGCCCTGCAGGATCTTCGGGGCCTCCGGCGGCACCAGAACCGTGAGCTTTGCAAACCTTGAACGGATACCCTGTTCCCCCTGCGGACCGGGTCCCACCTGGCACTGGTACTTGGCATCGTCGTCGAGCATCAGCGGATAGATGTCCAGCGAAAAGTCGCCCTCCTCGTCGCTTCCAACCATCGAGTAACGCTCGAAGCCGCTCAGATTGCGATGCTGGCCGAGGCCGAAATCATCCTTGGTCCACTGGAGGGCCCCAACTTTCTCCATCACGCGGCAGGGCAGCGTCACTCGGGATCCCACAACGGCTGTCTGATCCTGCGGCTCCATGGCGAACTGCTGGCCCCCGTTTTCGCCGCTCCGGGGCTTGTTGTCGTCGTTGGACGAGGCCGACGCTGAAGCCGACGATTCGCCGTGATGGGCGTTGTTTtggttgttcttgttcttgttcttcgACTTGGCCAGCACGGAGACGGGCAGGAGGGCCACTTCGAGCAGCAGTACGGCCAGGGGAAGCACCCGTAAAAGCTGACTTCTGCgcattttcttcattttcgcCGCCGCAGAAGTGTTAGTACGGCTGCAAGAGAGAGATTCAATTTATTAAGTTACACTTTAACAGTagaattattattttcatatttatatatccAGATTTTAATTTCTTAAAAACATGATCTTGACATATTCTACCATATGAATGTGGCGCCACCTTGTGTTGCTTGAAGACCAGCCTACTAACGCCACCTGGCGGAGATACAGCCAAAGATAACTGCCAGGTGGCGCTAGCAAGGAGTCATCGACAAGTCAAGTAGATGGCTGGGCTGCTAGTCgttcagtctctctctctctctgcagcgGACAGGATGTTGTCCGCCCCAGGGAAGTAGTCGAGGGGCTCTGGGCATGgggtaaataaataaatagattggATCTGCTTCTGCTCCAAGGGAGCACATTTATACCCCTTTATTTTTCCtttgtattaaatttaattccgCGTATTCCTTTAGTTGAATTACAGCACGGCTCTCGCCCCCTCGGTGCAATTCGAATTAAATCAACAGCGAAAACAAACtccataaaaaataattattggACAAACAAAACGGTGGAAAAGGTGCAGCCACCATtcacctccgcctccacctcaCGCTCTGGGTTGCTATTCGCATGGCAACGAATGCAATCAAATTTGTTTCTGTGGGTCAAGTTTAAACCAAATGAATAAGAAGAGAGTAGAgggcatgtacatatgtgcaggGCGCGAGGCAAACAGAACTGAATACGAAAGatatattttgaatatattaCGACTTTCGGGATACCCATACTCGCTGTTAATTTGTTCGATTGCTAGCATTTTCGGTATATATAAAGAATAGGTATAGGAATAGGTATTTTATATCTTGTGTTGTCTTTAGTTTATGAAATGTCACCTCTTTAATTCGATTTTGGGATGGTTTGGGACTTCGGTTTAACATTTCTGATTGATTTTCAAGGGCTCAGGCGAGAGTTAAAGGTGAAAAAGTAGAAAACCAGTCTCATATCTTTTCTGCTTCTCGGCAGCCACCTAtctttgggtttttcttttttaattgttgttttcCTGCGAATCAGTTTgcagaaaataaacaaagcaTCAAATCAACCCTGTGTTTGGCGCTCAACAGCACATTTGGGCGCTTAACAGCACGAATGGTTCGAAAGCCTAATGGTTTCGGAACAAAAACTAACTGGAACCTTAATTCGAAGCCAAGAACAAAATTTGAGTGCATTTCTAGCTAGTTTTTAGGCTTaagattttgtttgttatttggGAACAAAGATTTCGGGATCTATGGACATTATTTTGTTCTAATTTGTTGCATTGTTGGCTGCGTGTGTACATCCTTACTCCACTGCAGGATCAGATACGAGTGTGGAATCCATTGATCGGTGTGGTTCCAGGCCATACATAGCAACTCGATTAGTTTTTCCTATTCTAATGCCCATAATTTCGTGTTAATTGGTAGATGGCAGCCTAGAGTCGTCGATATACCCGCTGGGTGCCACGAGTAACCCGTAAGCCACGCGTACAAAAACATGAAAGCTTAAAATCACTGCTGCTGTGtggacacagagagacagggacagagacagagacagagagagggcaaCAGCAGGGGGTGCGTGGGTTGTCAGTTGTCTGGATTTGGTGGCATCAActgcagcaggcaggcaggcagcagggacGGACGtcagctgcaactgctgccATAACGGTAACGGCAGAGTGTGCAACTGTAAATGTAAGTCTGTGGTCGCTTGCCGTGAAATTGAAACATATTCGCGCGCAGCTTTGCACGCGTATCTGCTTCAGTGtttcctttttcattttccttttaCTTTTCGTATTTTCCGCTGCTTTGTCCCCACCCTAACCCCCagtcccccacccccacctcccaccACACTGTGAATgcattccacacacacacacacacagaaacacaaacacaaacatatgTTCCTTTTGGCGCTCTTCTTTGAGCCCCTTGTCCGTGCCAGGTTTGGCCTTGGCATTTgcggcttttgtttgctttttgtcttttatttattcgtttttgctttttgcgtTCACAGCTTTTTTTTACGCCGCTGACCTAAGGACCTTAAAGCTGCCTTAGACATGGCAGGACACTCCATCTccacagggagagagagagacagagagagagagatagtttGATTTTCAATCGATATAATTTATACCCGTTCTTTTAATGGCCAGTCGTGGAGTACCCCGTCCATTCCCCTGACGTTGGATTTAATAAATTAAGTACCAAATAGCTGGTAAAATGCATTTAGCACCTTGCAACCACGCaaaccccctccccactctctctttctggtcTTATCGCGGTGCTGGTACACGTGATCCATTGCcctaacaaacaaaaacaataaaaaaaaaatggcagcCCAACGCCCCACCAATACAGCCGCCCGAGGCATTAACTGCGTCGACATCTACCCCGAAAAGGTAATGCTAACGATTTCATCAAATTGCCGCCCCATGGAAGGCCAAGGAAAGcagtccaaaaaaaaaaagagagcacaCGGAACGAAACGCGCCAAAAGACAGCAGCTGACCCGGGTATTTATATCCGTATATATCCCACCATATACCCATATCCTCATATCGCGTATCGCTGTGGCTATCCTTTTCACTCCGCTGCAATCGTAACGCCGTACGGCTCCGGCtatgggggttttttttttggtggctcCGTTTCTTGCTGGATACCCCGTGTGCTGAGGAAGGGCATTCCCACTGGGTGTAGACGTTGttctttatttcatttatatatacatatatctctccGTTAAGAGGATACAAACTATCGGCAACAATTAATGCGATTAACATGAAAGAATCGATGATTAAGTGGAAAGGGAATCCCTTTCGCTCCTGGCCTTCTGTTAAGATTCCCCCTCCTCCCCAAACATCATGGGATTATGGGCAGTGTTCCCCATCAAATCCGATTATTATCCAATATCCAGGCAATATGTTTATTACGAGGTCTGGTCTGCGAGCGTATTTGAATCGTCGACCCTTTCGAAATGGCAGGtccttttcttgttttctttctggttttctGTTCAGTTCTCTGTTGCTTGTTTACCAGCGCCATGATTTACGGCATTTGCACTTTGACTGTGACTGTGTTCTCctctgtccgtgtccgtgtccgtgtccgtgtcggtGTTCGAGTCCGTGTACGGCTACGGGTACGGCTACGGGTACGGTTCCGTCTGTCCGTTGGTCTGCTTGTGGAGTCCGGCTCTGGCTCAGAAGTGCCAGCATATAGAGCCGGAAATGCCCGGCGTGCGTATGTGCCAGGTGATATagaggggcagggcagggctgagCAGGGCTGGGAAAACTTTGGATAGTGCTCGGATACGGATACTGAGCCGGTgctggtgccggtgccggtgccggagTCCCTGTTCTTTTCGCTGCCAGCAATATGCTTGcctaaattattaaaatttataataaaatttttatgaCCATAAAAGGCCAGCGCCAGAAAGCCTCTTGCCAAGGCACTCTTGGCCCCCTGCCTGGCTTGGTCCTGTCCGggcctgtcctgtcccgtccTGGTGCCTTGGCGTTGTGTCCACCGGTCCTTGGGCCGAAAGTTGTACAGGAAATGACTGGACATGATTTTTCGTGCACACAtaacttttgtttttagttgCGGTAGATTTTCGTTGGATAGTAAAAACCACTTCCCCGATAGTCTCctgccccccagccccctccGCACACCCGGGGACTTCCCTTTGCGTTTATGTTGCGTGCCTGGGGCCTGGAGACTGAGGAAGATTGAAGAAGGTTGGCTTCTTGGGCTTGGCTTGGGTCTCCGTAAAGTTGGCCTTTATGCAGTACTTGCAGGCGAGAGACATTAAAATTACTTAAGGTCTTCTCTCAGTCTCTGTCACATGATTTTTGTGCTTTAAGATGCAGAGTCCCTACAGTCGGGGAGAGTTTCCAAAAGTTCCATGGATATGAAGAAGAGATCTGGTAGAATCAGATCTATCTACACTTTAAATTGTGTTTCTTACACACTCTTCGTAGTGCAAAGCGGTGGAGAGGAGCGAAATATAACGGCCAGTGTTGGTGTgagaagagggagagagagacatagatGGAAACGAATCAAATTGGTCATTAGGGGTAGAGATGATAGGCGGAGTCAAAGAATTTTAGAACATAACTCGAAGCCTTGGTTCCGCTCTTTCTGTCTAACTTTTGTCCCATCTTTCAGGCCAAGTTCGAGCAAATCTACTACAAGATCTATTAGTACTTTAGTTCTTTAGCATAGAACATTCTGAATTACTTGTAATAAAGGGTCTCTGCTCCGAATGCGTCTGTTTGTTTATAGAAAATTTGTTCAGCGAATGCGATCGAATCTTTGCTCGTGGATTCGGTGTCAAGGCCTCGTCCTCTATGCTTTCTTTGCTCGATAATTGGAAATCGATTAACAATTGTTGGGTAGATAGTTTTCAAGATTTTTCCGCCAATTTTTCCGTACACCGTAAACCGGAGATGGCAGCACAACAGCAAAACACATGGCCCGAAAACGCTAATGACACACAAAATGGCGGAGTGGGAGGGTGAAAGTTATGAGGAAGTAGCTGGGAGGGGAGGAGCAATATGCTAATTAGAATACCTCACGAACGAGGGGAATATTTTCGCTGGAAATATCTTACATTTGCCGGCAAAAGGGAGTAAACAAAGGTGCTGCCGGTTGCTGCTGGCTCCAGCGTCGGAAAACCCTTCCTTTTTCAGCGGAAAACTgcgtcacacacacacacacacacacacacgcacactgaACTATACCATAtatccttctctctctctctctcacacactctgcTCTGTGTGCCTTTGTTGGTTGTCATGTGTTTATTATCCttttgttctttattttttgatagcaacaacaaagcaagAAATTAAGGCCGAAACTTTCGATACACTTGCCGGTGCAGGGTTTCCCTATAGAAGCCATATGATAGGGTTGTCCGATTCGGTACAGAAGGGTATATATTGTATGCCCATTAGGGGAATGGAATTTCGAGCCAAAGGGACAAAAAAGGGAAACCTGGAGGACATGGCAATCGTAATACCCTCTGAAAAGGGCATTTAAAAGTATCAAGTCAAGTCCCGAAATCAACTCAAACAAGAACTGGGAACAGTTTGGAAAAAAACCGCTCCTGTACAAACTGTTCCCAGCGCCCCTGAAATCCTAATCAAATTTATGTGCGTTTCCCCCCGCCTTTTCTTTAGCCATAAATTAGTGAGAGAACATTTCACAGCCCGtcaaggggcaggggggatGTGAGTtatgtgggcgtggcagggcCAATAAATTCATCAATTTAACCAAAGAAAAatagcaagaaaaaaaaagagaggacTAGAGAGAGAGTAGAAGGAGTAGAAAACACATAACAAAACTTTTCGCGACGCCTTAATACTTATACCAGCCACGCCCACCAGCCAACAGCTTCCGCCTGGGTGCCTCTGGCTGGggatgccccccccccctgacCCCCGCGCAACCACTCCATCACCACCTCCATGACGCCCACGTCCACGCCCGCGCCCAGGCCACTTCTGGAGAAAccttttaattgaatattaatAACAAAATCCTGCATATTAAACagaagcaccagcaccagcagcagcaacatcacaAGAGCAGCCCGAAGGACGAGAAGAGCCACAGAAAGGACTAAAACCTTTTGTTAATATATGCAcacatctgtatctgtctctgtatctgtctctgtccctgtatctgtatctgagagTGCCCTGCGTGtatgcctctgtgtgtgcgtgtgtttgtgtgtattaTGGCTAAGAGCACGTCTCCGTCCTGACCAGAGTCCCGTACTCGggactgctgctgatgatgtcaaatGTTAATGCAATCAAATTGGAACCTCATTCAATTGGGAGTcggagtggaagtggaagcggcactggtAGTGGGGGGAAATGGCCTGAATGAGCTGGGGATAGAGAAACAGCACTAAATTCAATTATGCATGTGGGCGTTAAGGGGGGGCCTGGCGGTGCTAAGACCCAGTCGAAACGTGTCCTTCTTTTATTGTTTCATGGCCAAGGCAAGAAATGAGCGATATCTTAATTCCTTTGAAGGGGAAACCTTTAAGCTCTAGATTTATAGAAAACTGATTTGCAAAGATCCTGAGCTTTACCCCAAATCATAAAGAAGTGCCCATTTTCGAGTAGCTATTCCACATCGAATCTCCAGCTCAAAAGCTCGGGCAAGTCGGGCAACCTCTCGATGCGATCTATATACCTTTTCAATGGCCATACATTTATGGATTACTAATGTCCACTAGGGTTGCCGTAATAATACCATGGTTAAGTGCCTTTTGAAAGAAAGCCTCAAAGTTCATCTAACATTGAAATACGAGTAGAGTATTCCCCCCTCCCAAACACACAGAGTTAATTACACAGTTCTGCTCAATTTGCGGCCAATAAATTGAATCAGTTGCCAATTAGAAATGTATTGTATTctttttaatcaatttcaatGCCAGCTCAGAAGGCGAGGGTGCAGtgttctcggttctcggttctcgctctcgctctcgatACCCTCTCGGTGCTCTCTCGGTACTCGTTGGGTCAAGCAAGGCCAAGAGTTGAACTTTACTCATGAGCctgtttgttattgttgttgttgttctggcATAATAGAGGTGCTAaagcctgctgttgctggtggtggggCAGCAGGTACGCTTTGCTTTATTGTTATAGCGCAAACAATTTCGTGTCATCCGCAATTAGGCAGGTTCAGGCTCGCGTAATATCGATTTAATTGCGCTCGGCTGCCTCTGGGGGGCGGCGAAGGGGCAAGGACTTCCAGGAGGCGTGGGGGACCAAGACTAGGACTTCCAGATGGCTGGGCTGTGGACCCTACGAGTGTGGCGTATGCATGCCGTGGGGGAAACGGAGCGCCAAAACGAATTGAAAAGAAAGCGAGTGCGACACGCATAGACCGACCAGGCGAGTACATGTAATGGTGCATGAATAGCACTCGTCGGTGGCAGTGAATGCCACTTATTCGAAATGATAGACGACAGACTTGGGATCCTTAGGGGCAAGGAACCATGCCGGTGATCAGCAGCTACCGATCCTTCGTCGTGCGGTGGCTTTTCCCCAttcattttcataatttcccTTAATATCCCGAATTACTGCACGGCGAATGCCAttgatgtgtgtgtttgtgtcaaAATCATTCGAATGATGTCATTCCCTAATGGGAAATATTTACAGCGAATCAATGTCATTCGCAAATGTAGCAGAATGACGcctacgagtgcgagtgcgagtgcgagtcctgccagtgccagtgcctgtgtgtctgtgtgttgccATTCATGTcaggcatgtgtgtgtgtgtgtgtgtgtgtgtgtgtgcttgcaTGTATGTAGGCGTGTTTAAAAAAAGGAATTGTTTATTATACAGCAGAAACAGCGGGAGGGCTTTCTATCTCTTATTCGCTGCCActccgcaacaacaacagcaacaataatggAAAAAAATGAGGAACACATGTCCGCTGGGCGCCCTGCTTTCTCCCTCTACCTcgccctgtccctgtccccctTTGGCCTAGCCTCCCCTGGCAGCAGGCGCCTTGTTGCACATGAATagacacgcacgcacacacttgCAATTACCCAGCCACTATCTTGGTGCAGGACCTGCCCCACTCTTGGCCTGCATTGTTTCTCCTCTCCTACTTGGCTTAAACGCTTTAAATTGTTCTTTATGTGGGCGCTCCTGTTGCTTGCAGAAAAATTTCCACCTAAGCGCATTTGGGGAATTTAAGCTCATTTTGAGCGCCTTTTGTTAAATCACTcaacactctctctctctctctctctctctctctctctttacccCAGCACACACAGACCCTCTGGGCACAGTGACTTGACTGGAAGGGAGGAGGTTTTCTTTGTGCGAAACGAGAGTCTGGGAGAGTCCTTTGATGCCCAAGCAAGCAAGGCCTGTTCCATCCCATTGTGCGGAGGGAGCCTTTGAGCCTAGGCTTGACGCAGCTCTCATTCCGTCACTCCCTCTGTCTCGCTCTTCCTCTCTTTGGTGGGGAATAGCTACCTTCAAGCAGATGTCATTACACCCGCCCGATACTTCAAGAGTATCTCTCTCTATTGTGGATATAAAAAAGGGTTtttagtcgtcgtcgtcgcccgTTATTTTACTCATATCGGCGCGAGCGAGTGAGCACGGGCTTGGCGAGTAAGCGAAGCGAGTGCGTCAGGGGCTTGGCGAGTAAGCGAAGCGAGTGAGTCAGGGGTAGGCGAACAAACGAAGCGAGTGCGCTTGTCCCTTATTgggaatatatttattaattaattaatcttCTCTGCAATTCTTTACTTTTCAGGTTTCCCTTGTCCACAAAAGATTCTCGTAGCAGTCCCCCATTTCTCCCTTGGTTTTTTCCACTTTGTGGGCAAATTTATTCACACACCAAAAAACAATTGATGTTACTGTCTATTTTCATTGGGGATTattacaattttgttgttctttatTGTGTGGTAGTGGCACAAAAtggcattaaattaaataaagacCCGTATTAGGCATGCCCCAGAGGGGTGGTGCCCAAGGGGGGTGCACAGGTGGGGTGGCCTAGGCCCTCTAGTAGGCTACGCCCCTCTGTTAAGGTAGACCCTGCATGTACTATACTATACTTACTATATGCTAGGCTATGGATCAATAATGGGCACAAAGTTCctaacaacagcagcaaaaaaaaaaaaagaaagaaaaaaaagaaaaagggttAGACGAAATGGAGGCGTGCCTGGGGCTGTGAGGAAGGACTTTCTAATGCCTACAGGGGTGCTGCCAGGGTGGCaggggctgtggcagtggcagtggcagaggcagggtGGCAGCTATTGCTATTATTGCTGTTGCAGTACAGTTAAGTCAATTTTTTCCATtacagaaacaacaagaaaaaacgaaCTAAATGGCAACAATGTTCACTAAATTGTGCAAAACTTCATTGCGtttttctgcttcttctgtttctgtttctgcttttccttttgttttgcttttgtttgaattGTGCTTCTTATTTCTGCCATTGGTATTGGGTATTGCTATTCGTTCTCCTTCCTATTTGTGCTGGTTCTGGCTTGTTCTGGCCATGCCATCAATTAGGAAATGCATTCAGCTACAGGGTTTACTGCACTCGCCCAGATAGAGGCCTCTCTGTACTTAGGTTTATTCCTAATGGACTGAAGGAATATTCGAGTCCGATTTCCTCTAATAATGTTACTATTTTTGGCGccggcaaaaaaaagaaagaaaagtttAGTGCAGGGAAAATCAATGGGAGAAAATTGTTCAATTGAATGTAGATTCCAGGGAAGTTCATGGCGTGGCTGGAAATTCGATAAAAAATGTTCGATAAAATGCGTTCttttctttataaattatgaaaatatcGATTGAGCGATTGTTTATTGTTAATTATTAGTTCGTTTTTCTTTGCCAAAAAAATGTTCCCTGCTTGCATTTTCACattatcttttatttttggctagcgctttctttttttccttttttttttttcttttttcctttttttttttttttctttttttccttttttccttttttcctttttttttttttttctttttcccctttttttgaGAGCACATAttatatttcaataatttcTTGATTATGTAGTTATCCTTCCGAGCACGCGTTCAATCAATTCGAATCGAATTCGCATCgatccaaaaaaaataaatacgaatTGCATTTTGTCCTTGCGGCCGTGAGTGGActgatggctggatggatggaaggcTGGGGTAGGGACATGGCTAAGGACATGGACATTGAGGTGCAGCAGCGAGACGACGATATTGGAAATGCAGTAAATAATAAAGTGCAAAACGGTGGAGAAAACGGTGCATGTGGGTGCCCCTGTGGTGTGGGTGGAGGGGCAGAGCGCACCTGCATAACGCATACAGTGCACTCTGCTCGTACAGGGATGAGCAGCAGTGTaaggcgctgccgctgcctctgccgctgcctctgccgctgcctgggGGGAGGCCGCACATTGAAGCGGCTCTATGCGGACTTATGCAAATGTCGCACTGCGATAtccaccaacaaaaaaaagagtcgcgaagaaaacaaaa
The sequence above is a segment of the Drosophila pseudoobscura strain MV-25-SWS-2005 chromosome X, UCI_Dpse_MV25, whole genome shotgun sequence genome. Coding sequences within it:
- the kirre gene encoding irregular chiasm C-roughest protein isoform X2, yielding MKKMRRSQLLRVLPLAVLLLEVALLPVSVLAKSKNKNKNNQNNAHHGESSASASASSNDDNKPRSGENGGQQFAMEPQDQTAVVGSRVTLPCRVMEKVGALQWTKDDFGLGQHRNLSGFERYSMVGSDEEGDFSLDIYPLMLDDDAKYQCQVGPGPQGEQGIRSRFAKLTVLVPPEAPKILQGDYMVTTEDREIELECVSVGGKPAAEITWIDGLGNVLTKGIEYVKEPLSDSRRITAKSILKLAPKKEHHNTTFTCQAQNTADRTYRSAKLLLEVKYAPKVSVSVVEGALAGGKIPEGAEVVLSCQADANPPEVTYRWFINDELMTGDFTTKMIIHNVTRSYHDSIVKCEVVNAVGKSEESETLDISFGPVFRKRPQTVEADLGATVSMRCEVAGNPTPEIEWVNENSAQIVGRGTELKIKVSSETAGRYICRAEVTGFPEIGAEALVHVKRAPIITSHKVQFGAVGNKVKIECLAFSIPKAEQILWSFENKVINMSSADPDIYIFEEQHLPEGVRAALIIRESRATHFGKYNCTVMNSYGSDSLLITVVREPGNIPVLLVVMGSMFSVAIVLMIVMIVVVYRKRRNRKKPMPADVIPEASRGGDKLNELKSELRSKAYDVEYSEAGSEGLAITLNQSPMPDVQMKGATLGVPLAGPVKFDERFSGDFTDRYNRQCHIKNLKNHQENAYKETSANGYAHYFEYALDYSPPAEAAGGKSAKNSAGGKNSATLPHSAATVGGVGSVAAAALVGGGGGGASLPRNQRHDQQQSQQANGFMGQPLLQNGIDSRFSAIYGNPYLRTNSSILPPLPPPSTANPAATPAPPPYHAARHHHSNGGLKHYGHGHGASLAGATLHTSPATAGGQLMSGGGSAAASLNSGIAGGAGGSVSGSSSNLTASSNTLAATPLAQSGVAGAQCAQSPSGQFILSNNGKGHTQKGPLATHV
- the kirre gene encoding irregular chiasm C-roughest protein isoform X1, producing the protein MVDFLGMLYRSRTNTSAAAKMKKMRRSQLLRVLPLAVLLLEVALLPVSVLAKSKNKNKNNQNNAHHGESSASASASSNDDNKPRSGENGGQQFAMEPQDQTAVVGSRVTLPCRVMEKVGALQWTKDDFGLGQHRNLSGFERYSMVGSDEEGDFSLDIYPLMLDDDAKYQCQVGPGPQGEQGIRSRFAKLTVLVPPEAPKILQGDYMVTTEDREIELECVSVGGKPAAEITWIDGLGNVLTKGIEYVKEPLSDSRRITAKSILKLAPKKEHHNTTFTCQAQNTADRTYRSAKLLLEVKYAPKVSVSVVEGALAGGKIPEGAEVVLSCQADANPPEVTYRWFINDELMTGDFTTKMIIHNVTRSYHDSIVKCEVVNAVGKSEESETLDISFGPVFRKRPQTVEADLGATVSMRCEVAGNPTPEIEWVNENSAQIVGRGTELKIKVSSETAGRYICRAEVTGFPEIGAEALVHVKRAPIITSHKVQFGAVGNKVKIECLAFSIPKAEQILWSFENKVINMSSADPDIYIFEEQHLPEGVRAALIIRESRATHFGKYNCTVMNSYGSDSLLITVVREPGNIPVLLVVMGSMFSVAIVLMIVMIVVVYRKRRNRKKPMPADVIPEASRGGDKLNELKSELRSKAYDVEYSEAGSEGLAITLNQSPMPDVQMKGATLGVPLAGPVKFDERFSGDFTDRYNRQCHIKNLKNHQENAYKETSANGYAHYFEYALDYSPPAEAAGGKSAKNSAGGKNSATLPHSAATVGGVGSVAAAALVGGGGGGASLPRNQRHDQQQSQQANGFMGQPLLQNGIDSRFSAIYGNPYLRTNSSILPPLPPPSTANPAATPAPPPYHAARHHHSNGGLKHYGHGHGASLAGATLHTSPATAGGQLMSGGGSAAASLNSGIAGGAGGSVSGSSSNLTASSNTLAATPLAQSGVAGAQCAQSPSGQFILSNNGKGHTQKGPLATHV